A stretch of Paenibacillus sp. URB8-2 DNA encodes these proteins:
- a CDS encoding GerAB/ArcD/ProY family transporter: protein MGSLNSKHLFFIITSLAVVTLKTFPTAFIKLGGRDTWIAMILASLIILLYVWLILMIHKKTGHYNLLDIYSKALGKWVGAFFACLFLLTILLTIFESAGAEAIVIHTGFQLLTPAWVYVAVTALSGVYIVKKGIASVTITTIIVIFFISISGIILGFLTHKYKETKHIFPILEHGMTAGFFLSTIKILGALSCVIIFIPYLDSVRDKTKLIKHSTIALLFIIQMLIFSMLGVIMTFGPERAEDLLFPKLTQTQIVSAFGFLEAGELFVMLQVVAGWFIRYVVCFFAIMELIRLSGVTIKFKEYYICSLTVVFSYFFSKNLFSMFKMLDYLLYIQLINFFVIPLLVYVLYYIRETRRAPSSSPSGER, encoded by the coding sequence GTGGGAAGCTTGAATTCAAAACATTTATTTTTTATTATCACCAGTCTGGCCGTTGTAACGTTGAAGACATTTCCTACGGCTTTTATCAAGCTTGGCGGAAGAGACACCTGGATTGCGATGATTCTGGCGTCTCTGATAATCCTTCTGTATGTTTGGCTAATTCTGATGATCCATAAGAAAACAGGGCACTATAATCTGCTGGATATTTATTCAAAGGCGCTGGGGAAATGGGTCGGGGCTTTTTTCGCCTGCTTGTTTCTGCTGACCATTCTATTAACTATTTTTGAAAGCGCCGGAGCAGAGGCCATTGTCATTCATACGGGCTTTCAGCTGCTTACTCCGGCATGGGTATATGTCGCCGTTACTGCCCTGTCCGGGGTTTATATTGTAAAAAAGGGAATTGCCTCCGTGACCATAACGACGATCATTGTCATCTTTTTCATCAGCATATCCGGCATTATACTGGGTTTCCTTACACATAAGTATAAAGAAACAAAGCATATCTTTCCCATTCTGGAGCATGGAATGACCGCCGGCTTTTTTCTGTCCACCATAAAAATTCTGGGCGCGCTCAGCTGCGTCATTATTTTCATTCCCTATCTTGACAGTGTCCGGGACAAGACCAAGCTCATCAAGCACAGCACCATCGCTCTTTTATTCATCATCCAGATGCTGATTTTCTCCATGCTGGGGGTGATCATGACCTTTGGCCCGGAGCGGGCGGAAGATCTTCTCTTTCCCAAACTGACCCAGACACAGATTGTCAGCGCGTTCGGATTTCTGGAGGCCGGGGAGCTTTTTGTCATGCTTCAGGTTGTCGCGGGCTGGTTCATACGTTATGTGGTTTGCTTTTTTGCGATTATGGAATTGATCAGACTGTCGGGAGTGACGATCAAATTCAAGGAGTATTATATCTGCTCGCTTACGGTTGTCTTCTCTTACTTTTTTTCTAAAAATCTGTTTAGTATGTTTAAAATGCTTGATTACTTGCTGTATATCCAGTTGATCAATTTCTTTGTGATACCGCTTCTGGTCTATGTCCTGTACTATATCAGGGAAACAAGGCGCGCGCCGTCGTCCTCTCCTTCCGGTGAAAGGTAG